Below is a window of Poseidonibacter antarcticus DNA.
ATAATTTTATTTTTTGTTTCAACTATAACTTTATTTGCCCATCTTCATACTTTCATTGATATCTTTTCTAAAATTTATAATAATGAAAATAGGATAACTTCAATATCTATGATGTGGAAATTTAATGAAATGACATCAGAACTTCTAATTATGGAAATTTGATAAAAGAGAATAAAAATTATAGATTTTACTTGCATATAAAAAGGAAAAATAATGTCAAATTGCCCATACTGTAGTAAAAAAATACCTATGAATAAAGCTTTTTGTTCTAAAAGCTGTAAAGAAAACTATTTTCAAATGATTTCAATACA
It encodes the following:
- a CDS encoding DUF1007 family protein, which gives rise to MLFFVSTITLFAHLHTFIDIFSKIYNNENRITSISMMWKFNEMTSELLIMEI